Proteins encoded within one genomic window of Kibdelosporangium phytohabitans:
- a CDS encoding BNR-4 repeat-containing protein → MRRTQRILTTLTVLATAVALAPAVQAAQSFTVMTTATEVASRSDRRPVAGGIHDAKAGKTFISWSGKDADTYVQAYDHRAKNWSAPKFIAKGESDSHNYPTMIQANDGHVLLVRGMHNTATVISRSAKPHSLDGDWSTYEVDAGKAASYPMPFKAFDGTLFVFYRETTRDIDKVTPTDTRPMKYLVSKDNGRTWRNSAELTGKPFAIGSTARPDNMNEIYIGQLRQDPLTGLVHIVYTLAGGGPTQHVHDYYHRNIYYAVFNPYNLHFYSASWRDLGHDIDDADQETHLKVAETPLERPTGTLKSPDYIQQVGGSVGRPFLLWFTFDNTTGTPLNQASVWNGRAWETKQVASGVRTREIEPVGLATWRVYATRDGQPNIEAYLTTLGRDWHAETVIPTRKPVQRVEVIGNFRDPARILASGASSARDVAIADGDIYVAGR, encoded by the coding sequence ATGCGCCGAACGCAGCGCATCCTGACGACTTTGACTGTCCTGGCGACGGCGGTGGCGCTTGCCCCGGCCGTCCAGGCAGCGCAGTCGTTCACAGTCATGACAACGGCGACCGAGGTCGCGTCCCGGTCCGACCGCAGACCGGTCGCGGGTGGCATCCACGACGCCAAGGCAGGCAAGACATTCATCTCGTGGTCGGGCAAGGACGCCGACACCTACGTGCAGGCGTACGACCACCGGGCCAAGAACTGGTCGGCGCCCAAGTTCATCGCCAAGGGCGAGTCCGACTCGCACAACTACCCGACGATGATCCAGGCCAACGACGGGCACGTGCTGCTGGTGCGCGGCATGCACAACACGGCGACGGTGATCAGCCGCTCGGCCAAGCCGCACTCCCTCGACGGGGACTGGTCCACGTACGAGGTGGACGCGGGCAAGGCAGCCAGCTACCCGATGCCGTTCAAGGCGTTCGACGGAACACTCTTCGTGTTCTACCGCGAGACCACGCGTGACATCGACAAGGTCACTCCGACCGACACGCGGCCGATGAAGTACCTGGTGTCCAAGGACAACGGGCGTACGTGGCGCAATTCGGCCGAACTGACCGGCAAGCCGTTCGCGATCGGCTCGACCGCGCGGCCGGACAACATGAACGAGATCTACATCGGACAGTTGCGCCAGGACCCGCTGACCGGCCTGGTGCACATCGTGTACACGCTCGCGGGCGGCGGACCGACCCAGCACGTGCACGACTACTACCACCGCAACATCTACTACGCGGTCTTCAACCCGTACAACCTCCACTTCTACTCGGCGAGCTGGCGTGACCTCGGCCACGACATCGACGACGCCGACCAGGAAACGCACCTGAAGGTCGCGGAAACGCCGTTGGAGCGGCCAACCGGCACGCTGAAGTCACCGGACTACATCCAGCAGGTCGGCGGCAGCGTCGGCAGGCCGTTCCTGCTGTGGTTCACGTTCGACAACACCACCGGCACCCCGCTGAACCAGGCGAGCGTGTGGAACGGCCGCGCATGGGAGACCAAGCAGGTCGCCAGCGGCGTGCGGACAAGGGAGATCGAACCGGTCGGCCTGGCGACGTGGCGCGTGTACGCGACCAGGGACGGCCAGCCGAACATCGAGGCCTACCTGACGACACTCGGCAGGGACTGGCACGCGGAGACCGTGATCCCGACCCGCAAGCCCGTGCAGCGCGTCGAGGTGATCGGCAACTTCCGCGACCCGGCGCGGATCCTGGCCAGCGGCGCGTCCAGCGCCCGTGACGTGGCCATCGCCGACGGTGACATCTACGTCGCAGGCCGGTAG
- a CDS encoding lamin tail domain-containing protein: MLVAVPGASAAPSQDVLIGEVYGGGGNSGATLTQDFVELTNAGSAPVSLAGWSVQYLPAAPSASSRWQATALSGSVQPGRAYLVSESKGAGGSVELPTPDAVGSIAMAAGAGTVALVKSTELLTCLTAADCAADARIHDLVGYGNATVRETAPAPGTASTTSSARVNSTDTDNNSVDFATGAPSPLNAAGQGPGGGIPPVSAKIHDIQGVTRVSPLAGKKVADVTGVVTAIRAFGPQRGFWFQDTAVDADPRTSEGLFVLTGTATPNIKVGDAVAVAGTVKEALPNDDANSAFQSVTELTGATWTVSSAGNALPQAETIGSLPAGYVPSGGNIDTLELRPAEYTLDYFESRENMRVAVSDVRVVGPTTEFNEFYVTLRPNENPTARGGTLYTGYDQPNPGRLKVMSLIPFSQRPFPKVNVNDKLTGLTEGPLEYSNFGGYTLQATTLGEVAGGGLQPEKTRKQRSGELAIGTYNVENLDPGDEQTKFDRLADGIVTNLANPDVVALEEIQDDNGGTNDGTVSADQTLRKFTDAIVAKGGPRYEWRQINPVNNTDGGEPGGNIRVAFIFNPARVSFVDRAGGDATTPVQVVTQRGRPALSVSPGRIDPASEAWNSSRKPLAGEFLFQGRKVFVVANHFNSKGGDQSAHGRFQPPSRVSEQQRIKQAIALRGFVDSVLAVDRKANIVLAGDLNDYQFSPALAELTRGGAVKDLIDTLPANQRYTYVFEGNSQVLDHTLTSKAPRGVDYDVVHINAEFAGQASDHDPQVVRLRPSTGDDLLDALLDLLDLIEQLRAPRG, encoded by the coding sequence ATGCTGGTCGCGGTGCCGGGCGCGAGCGCCGCGCCGAGCCAGGACGTCCTGATCGGCGAGGTCTACGGTGGTGGCGGCAACTCCGGTGCCACGTTGACCCAGGACTTCGTCGAACTGACCAACGCCGGGTCCGCGCCGGTCTCGCTGGCCGGGTGGAGCGTGCAGTACCTGCCTGCCGCGCCGAGCGCGTCGAGTCGCTGGCAGGCCACGGCTCTGTCGGGCAGCGTCCAGCCGGGCAGGGCGTACCTGGTCAGCGAGTCGAAGGGGGCGGGCGGATCGGTCGAACTGCCCACCCCGGACGCCGTCGGCTCGATCGCGATGGCCGCGGGTGCGGGCACGGTCGCGCTGGTGAAGAGCACCGAGTTGCTGACGTGCCTGACCGCCGCCGACTGTGCCGCTGACGCCCGGATCCATGACCTGGTCGGGTACGGCAACGCTACTGTCCGTGAAACCGCGCCCGCGCCGGGCACGGCCAGCACGACGTCGTCCGCCCGCGTCAACAGCACGGACACCGACAACAACTCGGTGGACTTCGCGACCGGCGCACCGAGCCCGCTCAACGCGGCGGGCCAGGGCCCCGGCGGTGGAATTCCGCCGGTTTCCGCGAAGATCCACGACATCCAGGGCGTCACCCGCGTGTCCCCGTTGGCGGGCAAGAAGGTCGCGGACGTCACCGGTGTGGTCACCGCGATCCGCGCCTTCGGTCCGCAGCGCGGTTTCTGGTTCCAGGACACCGCCGTGGACGCCGATCCGCGCACCAGCGAAGGTCTTTTCGTGCTGACCGGTACGGCGACACCGAACATCAAGGTCGGTGACGCGGTCGCGGTGGCGGGGACGGTGAAGGAAGCGCTGCCCAACGACGACGCGAACTCCGCCTTCCAGTCGGTGACCGAGCTGACCGGCGCGACGTGGACCGTCTCCTCGGCAGGGAATGCCTTGCCGCAGGCCGAAACCATCGGTTCGCTCCCGGCCGGTTACGTGCCGTCGGGCGGCAACATCGACACGCTCGAACTCCGGCCGGCCGAGTACACATTGGACTACTTCGAGTCGCGCGAGAACATGCGCGTTGCCGTGTCCGATGTGCGCGTCGTCGGGCCGACGACGGAGTTCAACGAGTTCTACGTGACCCTGCGGCCGAACGAGAACCCGACGGCCCGCGGCGGAACCCTGTACACCGGTTACGACCAGCCCAATCCCGGCCGCTTGAAGGTCATGTCGCTGATCCCGTTCTCGCAGCGGCCTTTCCCGAAGGTCAATGTGAACGACAAGCTCACCGGTCTGACCGAGGGCCCGCTGGAGTACTCGAACTTCGGTGGATACACGCTGCAGGCCACCACGCTCGGCGAGGTCGCGGGCGGCGGGTTGCAGCCGGAGAAGACCCGCAAGCAACGCAGCGGTGAACTCGCGATCGGCACCTACAACGTGGAGAACCTCGACCCGGGCGACGAGCAGACCAAGTTCGACCGGCTGGCCGACGGGATCGTGACCAACCTGGCGAACCCGGACGTCGTCGCACTGGAGGAGATCCAGGACGACAACGGCGGCACGAACGACGGCACCGTGTCGGCGGACCAGACGCTGCGCAAGTTCACCGACGCGATCGTCGCCAAGGGCGGCCCGCGCTACGAATGGCGCCAGATCAACCCGGTGAACAACACCGACGGCGGTGAACCGGGCGGGAACATCCGGGTGGCGTTCATCTTCAACCCCGCCCGCGTGTCCTTTGTGGATCGAGCTGGCGGTGACGCGACCACGCCGGTCCAGGTCGTCACCCAGCGCGGCAGGCCGGCGCTTTCGGTGTCACCCGGCCGGATCGACCCGGCCAGCGAAGCGTGGAACAGCTCGCGCAAGCCGCTGGCCGGCGAGTTCCTGTTCCAGGGCCGCAAGGTCTTCGTGGTGGCCAACCACTTCAACTCCAAGGGCGGCGACCAGTCCGCGCACGGCCGCTTCCAGCCGCCCAGCCGGGTCAGCGAGCAGCAGCGGATCAAGCAGGCCATCGCGTTGCGCGGGTTCGTCGACAGCGTGCTCGCGGTGGACCGCAAGGCGAACATCGTGCTCGCCGGTGACCTGAACGACTACCAGTTCTCGCCGGCGCTGGCGGAGCTGACCCGCGGCGGCGCGGTCAAGGACCTGATCGACACGTTGCCCGCCAACCAGCGCTACACCTACGTGTTCGAAGGCAACTCACAGGTCCTGGACCACACGCTGACGAGCAAGGCACCGCGCGGCGTGGACTATGACGTGGTTCACATCAACGCGGAGTTCGCCGGTCAGGCCAGCGACCACGACCCGCAGGTGGTCCGCCTGCGGCCGAGCACCGGCGACGACCTCCTGGACGCCCTGCTGGACCTCCTGGACCTCATCGAGCAGCTCCGAGCGCCCCGTGGGTAG